CTCTGGGTCGATGGTCTGATCCAAAGGGTGTGGACAAAGTTCCATAGTTTGCGCTATTTTATTCATCTATGTGTGACCAAGATGTATCGGAACTTGAAGCGACTTAATAGGTGGtctggaatgaagaaggacatagccgAGTTTGTGGCCAAGTGTCAAAACTGTCAGCAACtaaagtatgagcatcaaaTGCTTGCACGTTTGCTTTAGACAATGCCTATCCCAGAATAAAAGTGGGAGAGGATAGCCATGAATTTTGGATTGTGATTGACAGATAGAGTAAATCAGTTCACTTCATTCCAATCAAGGTGGATTATAATGCCCAAAAATTGGTAAAGATCTATGTTAATAAAATAGTAAGGTTGCATGAGTGTccttttctatcatctcagaccgtGGTACACAAtttactttaaatttttggGGTAAGATGCATAAGGAGTTGGAcactcaactcacttttagTACAACTTTCCACCTACAGACTGATGTACAGTCAGAAAGAATGACCTAAGTGTTAGAGGACATGCTGACAATACGTATGATTAACTTTGGGAGCCATTTGGATCAATTCTTACCCTTATGCGAGCTCccttataataataactatcactccagcattgGCATGACGCCATTTGTAATGCTTTACAAGAGGCGATGTAGATCGCTTGTAGGGTGGTTTGAGGAGAGATATCTGAAACCTTTAGGAGTTGATTTGGTAAAGGAATCTCAAGATAAGGTAGGGAGTATTCAAGCTGCACAGAGTCAACAAAAAGAGTATGTAGATCGGAAGGTGAGAGATATGACATTTTGGGCTGATGAATAGGTactcttgaaggtgtcacccaatAAATGAGTTATGAGGTTCGGCAAAAAAGGCAAGCTTAACCCTCATTatattggcccatttgagatttttgattgTATAGAGTCAATGGCTTATAGGTTGGCTCTACCGCCTATCTTATTTAGAGTTTATCCTGTGCTCTATGGATTCATGTTGAAGAGGTACCATGAGGATGGAGATTACATTATTAAGTGGGGTTCAGTCTTGTTAGATAAGAAACTTCAGTATGAGGATGAACTGATTGTAATTCTTGATCGTGATGTCTGAAATTTGAGTACTAAAGAGATCAAGTCTGTGAAGGTGCAATGAAAGTATCGTCCGATTGAGAAAGCCACCTGAAAAACCAAGAAGGATATGTGGGACAAGTACCCTCACTTATTTGATGATTCAGGTACTACTCTACTTTTGCCTTAGCCCAGTTTTTTCTGTTTGAACACTCGGGAacgagtgatgggtaaattgctATCTATTGTAACGATCCGTTCTTGTCGTTATGAGTAAGCCAATGGGAAAGAAACTTAGGCCAGAAAACTTTCGAGTAGTAACTTAAAATTTTGAGACAAAGCCAGACTTGGATGGAATTTGAGTTATGTGAAATCTAGGGCAATTCGATAAAggatttgaattgatttatgagttttgattgtTTGAGCTGGCAGCTAAGACGTTAAGGAATTCATAGGGTCTTACGGAAGTGAATTCGGGTGAGTAaactttttataattaatttttttaaaaattaaaaaataaataataaataatagttaattttaattttaaattttgattattttttataaaattcaaaaatgaaaaattaattataaaaagtaaataatagttaattttaattttaaaatttgattattttttataaaattcaaaaatgggaTAAATGCTTCGTtgaatacataaaaaaaagttGCTTATAGAGACATTAAACAAGATTTTATTGTAttgttaaataaaaattatttttaaaaaaaataatatgacatGAGATCTTATTAAGAGAGAAGAgtatattttgagaaaaatataaataattgaatgatattataattttttaaaaaataaaaaataatatcataaaataaattccaaACACGAACAACTATCGGAATttactcttttttaaaaaggagTGTATTGTTGAAGTTGAATGtgttaaaaaggaaaaaggtaGTAATAAAAAAACAAGTGGAATGAATTGACTAGAGATGTCGACACAGTGGTGCTCATTCTCTTGTTATACAAGCGACTGTTCCAAAGTCTCCCTATCTCCTCTCTCTTGTTTCATTACAAATAATGTCGACATCCACATCTCTATCTGTATTTCTTCCATTTCTCCTAATCTACTATTTCCCCTTTCCCTTTCTTCAGATTATAATTCTTTTGGATATACTAAAAGGGGTTTTCAAGAATCATTACAATATACTTCACCATTTTCGTGTTAGATTAATATTTTGACAAAAAACCCTTTCTTACATCTGCGCGCGCGAGAGAGATTTGTGTTTGTGGTGGAGTGCTTTCTCTGTTTTGTGTAAACTTatttattgaaaaagaaaaagaaaaagaaatttccTCCCATGTCATTCATTGAGGTTCGTTCTTTAGTGCCCCCACAGCCCCACTCCTTTTTTATTGTGTATTCCTTTCTTGAAAGCTGTGAGTTTTATTCTATACTTTGTTATTTTCAGGATCTCGTGCGTTTCTTTTTTATGGACCATATTAGACAAAAGACTGGCTCTTTCTCAGGTAATTGTTATGGGGATTTGTGGAAATGGAAAATTAATTGAATCTTTAATTCTTGGTTTTCCTTGCTTTGGTTTGTAATTCATGGAGAATTCCCCAAaattacttttttcttcttcatgttCCAATTGGCTACTCATCCAGTGATTTGTATTCAGTTTGAAAGTTCATTACTGTTTTAGTTTACCTGTTTATTATTAGTTCATTTTATGAGTCTTATAAATGAAGCTGGacattctttattttaagtGGTGGTTATTTTTGAAGTTCATTATCTGGATGGATTCAATTTTGTATTGTTCTTGCTTTTATGAAATGTTGGAGGTATTGAGTTTCCAAATTTGAATGAGTATTAAAGGTctgttttgttcttttttgGTTGTATATCTTGTCTTCATTTGCTCTGTGCATTCGTTTCTTCTGTTGAATCTCATTCATGTAGTAAAGCTGGGAAagggagagaaaaaaaaaaggcagtGTTGGTTGTACTTTGTCAAAAATGGAGTTGTTCTTGCCAGAGGTTGCGTAGAATTACACAACCAACtattggagtaactggtaaagttgctgccatgtgaccaggagaccaggaggtcacgggttcaaatcttggaaacagcctctggcagaaatgcaaggtaaggctgcgtacaatagaaccttgtggtcaggcccttccccggaccctgcgcatagcgggagccttagtgcaccgggctgaaagaaaaaaaaaaaagaaaaaaaagtgtgGGACACAGAATCCATTGCCTTCAATATCCTAATGAATTTCATGTTTCATATCACAACATTTGAAATCTACAGACACTCTTAATTATGTAGAACTTGAAAAGCAGATAGTTTTTTATTGGTTCAATACTTTAATTATGTGGAAATTGAAATGATTTCGAAACTCTTAGAAATGCTTTTGGTCAAAACAGATACGATTATGCTGAAACTTTCTCAATCTATTTCCAGTACTGCCTGTGGCAGTGCTGTTGATGAGATGGAAGGATGCCGAGACAACTCTGCTGCTCTCACCCTTAAAATCGTGGCCATCTCTACTATCCTAATAGCTGGTGTTTGTGGAGTTGGCATCCCATTAGTTGGCAAGAAGCACAGATTCCTTCGAACTGACTCTAATCTATTTTTTACTGCTAAAGCCTTCGCTGCTGGTGTCATCCTTGCCACAGGTTTTGTTCACATGTTACCAGGTGCCACTTCATCATTAACTAATCCTTGTCTTCCGAAATCTCCTTGGTTGAAATTCCCTTTTGCTGGTTTTATCGCCATGATGGCTGCATTGTCTACCTTGGTGGTTGACTTTGTTGGGACTCAGTATTATGAAAAGAAACAAGAGAAACAAAACCAAAAAGATCAGACTGATTCAGGAGACTTGGTGTCGGAATCAGCTATTGTACCAGTTGAGCCAAAGCCAAGGAATGAGAAATTGTTTGGTGAAGAAGAAGGTGGTGCAATACACATTGTGGGGATGCATGCGCATGCAGCTCATCACAGACATAGCCATTCACATGAACAAGGGGACGTGAGGGAGCATTCCCATGGTCATTCACACTCCCATAGCTTCGGTGGTGGTGATGAGGAAGGTGGAGTGAGGCATATTGTTGTTTCTCAGGTAATTTTGCTTGAATTATTTCACATGTCATTGGCCTTTCTCTGTACTTCTTGCCTTAATTTGTTGTGGTTAGAATTTGGTGAATGTTGTCCAGAAGGTTTTGGATTATCTCGTCAATTGTAGGCTTTAAAGAAATCCATTTCCTAAATGCCAGCATTTTATAGAAAGAGAATGTTTGgactttatcatatatcattcatGCCACGAAACATGATGTAATTCTTTTTGAGTGATTTGTAGTTTTGAATGGTTTACCGAATTTACATCTACTTGAAGGGCTTTGTGGAATTGATAAAGAGAGTTCAGTAGTCGACTCCAACTTAATTTGGGATAAAGGCTTATGTAGTTGATTGATTGCATCTTTCTATAAGCTTCTGTTTCCGTGAGCATTGATAAATACACTAAGTGGGTAactatattatttcatttatCTAGATTTAGTTGGGTATTCTGCTAGTTACTTTCTCATTGTTTGGTGCTTAAGATTTTCACCCAACCTCTGAGATGCTGCTGCTTGTATCATCATGTGAAATCTAACTTCACATGGAATGGTGCCTAAATTTTGTTAACGCTTCCCTTGGTATATCAGGTGCCCGTCATTACATATTTTGGTGTTGTGGTGTGCGTCAAGTTCACAGAATTGTTTACATATTCACAGATTTATCTTTGTGTATGGTTTCTCATAATAGCAGATTTCTTGAGCTGCTTCTTTGGTCAATAGTTGGAGTTTTGCGGGTATTAGGAATGTAGGGATTAGTTATAAAGGAATCCATGTATTGTCTTATGCAGGCATTAGTTATGTAAGATTAATTATTCTACAtatcatgtataaaattatacATAGATTCCCTCACAGATTTAATGCCTGCATAGCCCACCTTTAAACCAGCTACCAAACGCTAATTTTATAAGACTGGGACCAGGCTGTTACTTTTGTTTAACTGGCAAATATGCATAAGGTTGATTTGCCGTCTGTGTTAGTTTGATTGTGTATACTTGGTCACTCAAACAAATTCTTTCTATTGCAGGTATTGGAGCTTGGGATAGTATCACATTCTATCATAATAGGCGTATCATTGGGTGTCTCAGAAAGTTCATGTACAATAAGACCCTTGCTCGTGGCATTGTCGTTCCACCAGTTCTTCGAAGGTTTTGCATTAGGAGGTTGCATCTCACAGGCGCAGTTCAGTTCCATGCGTTCCACTGCAATGGCAACATTCTTCGCCATAACAACCCCGTTGGGAATTGGTATAGGGATCGGAGCTGCTTCATCTTACGATCCACATAGCCCAAGAGCTTTGGTGGTGGAAGGGATCCTTGACTCAATATCTGCTGGAATTCTAGTATACATGGCTTTAGTAGACCTAATTGCTGCAGATTTCTTGAGTAAAAGATTGAGCTGCAATACCAGGCTTCAAGTTGTTTCTTACTTAGCACTATTCTTAGGGGCTGGACTCATGTCCCTTCTTGCAATATGGGCATGAATGTTATTGCATTTATTAGCTGCATGtaactttttttgtttttgtatcttattattattcataaAATCAGCCAAGCAAGTAATTATTTACAATCTTTTTTCCTATCATTTTACTTCTCCTTGAAGGGTGTTTATGTAATAAACATGTAGAGTAGGGTTTGAAGATGGAGTTGCAaacagaaaagagaaaaaaaagagaaatattgtattttggtcatgcaatcaaataaatttaatgttcttttctttgttttattgcCATTTTCCATGCTTTGAGATGTGATAATGATAAGGATCTTCAGAGGAAACTAGCTTGGGAATAAATCTCTTTTCCTTTGAGGGCATCTCCAAGTGTAGCACCAAATTTGGTGTAAATCAACTCgtattttctttcttcattattatattaatattttttattttatttattattttttattttattttttattttttataattaaataaacattacacagctgaaaattttattttaagttctaCATGAATATTCAACTTTCAAGATCACTATGATGCTCCCAGAAATGCTCTATTAATGCATTACATAGTTCAAAATGAGCCTCTttgttcttaatttttttatgtcgagatttatatttttgcatatttaatttttgtcaaggttaATTTTACTTATatccaattcaaatttatagtagaattaacataaatttaatttttaaaaaaatcaagtaaaggaaaataatatataaaaaattaaaattttaatctaaaattaatattataaaaatattacgtaaaactaataaaatgttttaattaaaacataccaatttatataatgtttaattaaaagtattgtataataaaataataataaatgacaATTGGTGTGACGAATAGTGTAGCACCAAACACACCAAATTTGGTGCAAAATTTGACATGAATTGGAGCAACTTTGCACCAAATTTTACACCAAATATAGGCATGAGTTGGAGATGACCTGATAATGTTCCTTTTACTTCTATATCAGATTCAATTTATTTGATGCATACAACGTTAACCTCTTTTTTTTACAATGTCATCTTATACAGAAAGCAGAGTTATTTAATACACACACCCTATTCAATCTTGGTATAAGAAGTAAATAATTCATCGCCTTAACATAAACTTTTTTCCCATTAGAAACACATTTATAGCAAGTGTTACCATAAAACTTACAAGATACTTAGATTGACATCGTTATTATAGTATAACATTACAGTCATTTTCACTATAATCAATTTTAACCATGGAGGGTCCTAACTTAGACACTAATTTCTTTGCCTTATAGAAGAATCCGGTAAACTAATTCTTGAATAAGGTCTATCATACAGTCCATTGCTCCTTGGACAATATTCCAATTTGATTTGATAATAACCTAACGGCAACAGACAATTAAGAATGCAGACCCCATCTCATAAAGGACGACTAGCAGCATGTAAATGTTGTTAAAAACAAAGAgcttcttcattattttctccGAATTCAAAATCAGAATATATCTCAAAAGTATCCTAAACCATGTCCTGCATCCTAGAATCATAAACATTCATATAttttagatatatacatatgtatgttTTACCTTACGATAAATAATTCTATAAAATATACTTGTATAATGTAGGTGTATATTTTGTATACCATGTgcacttcttttttcttttaaattaatacaaGTTTCATATCATTACCACCATTTTATGGCAAATAAATGAACAGAAATATCCCTAATTGGTTTTTCtaaactaaatttaaggactatTTTTGGATAGGTATTGAGAGGTGTTTAACACTTTCCTCTCGAGTAACCAAAATCCTTACCTAGAATCTGAttgattttttacaaatcaaatagCATTTATATTtacattttattataattttttttcctaatcTTCTTCTAAAAATTAGATGACGACTCTAAACATTTTCAAACCAGAGGCACACAAACATTTATGTTGCAAACAGTTTCGACTAGTTCGAAATGAAAGTGCAACAATGATCATATTTAATGAATGCTAAACTTAtgtttcaagtttttttttttaataataagcaatggtattttaaaattaagaacAACCCAATAAAATGAttcataagaagaagaagaatcaaaattgtatatttattttttcacaaaatcaaAATCTTGACCTCAAGAAGTCGGTATGTCctattttttaatttagaaAATCAACCTAAGACATCCTAAGGTCGATTAATTAGAAAgttaaatcaaagaaaattgagAACAGACTTCCTGAGGtcgattttttattaaaataattatataataattgAGCTCTAGAGGTTGATAATTTTCGATCTTAAGAGGTcggtataaaaaaattaatttataagtCACATTATTTGACTTAAATATAGGACAGATCTCTTGAGGTTGGTTTTAAACTCCGATCAAGTTCTTTTAGATCTACGAGTGTAGGTTGATCTTCTATAACAAccaaccttgagaaattgatttcgattatttttttagtagtgttgaATGCATACTTATTAGAATATTTTGACGCTAATAACATATAAATTCAGAGACGTAGAACGAACTTGTTCTTTATTAATGAACCtccaatgaaatttatatacaaagcaaataaatagATTATGCTAAGCTAAACTCTTATAACATAAAAGAagataaacatatataaattaacAATCCTACCATAATATACAAAGTTCACACCTACATTACCTAAAGCATCCTAATTTACAACTAGTTGTCATGACCCACCACTTCATCATGCTTAACAGAGAAGACTCTAGAGTTGGCGAGAGGTTAATGAAAGATtctagaatgtccaagagaGTTCTTGAAAGGCTTAGAATGCTCTAAGTGTGTAGAGAACTCTAGAAGAatgacttctttgtaaatatgtaAGGacttatataaaaattattatttgcactTAAGCCCCTAGTGAATAATATAAATAGGAGGGGACATTCATTTGTACAACCATCAAGCAAAAGCAAGCAATCTTCCAAGCAATACAAAACCCTTATTAAAACTCTtttgtgtttttctttaatCTAGTGTTCCCTTGTTAATCTAATTTGAAAAGGCTTACTTTAGCTTATAAAATCGTGAAATTTGTGTGAATAAGTTGTCGAGTGCCGCACAGAGTGCTTAGTTGGAGTCTAAGTCCAtaaaaatatggtatcagagccaggttGAACAAGGTCATGGAGATCTTAGGCAAACACTTGAACAAGGTCGATGGAAAGTTCAAGACTCTTAAGGACTTCACCCTGGAGGAGAATGATAATATTCGAAAGGAGTGGGAAGGGAGTAAAGTTTTAGAGTATGAGTTGAAGAAAATCATTATTTCTTTGGAGCGTCGAATCATTGATGCACTAAGCACGATTGAGATCATGAAGGCTGAGATTAAAGTACTCAAGAGAGATATAAAAACTAGAGGATCCGAGG
The genomic region above belongs to Solanum dulcamara chromosome 5, daSolDulc1.2, whole genome shotgun sequence and contains:
- the LOC129889240 gene encoding zinc transporter 4, chloroplastic isoform X1, yielding MSFIEDLVRFFFMDHIRQKTGSFSDTIMLKLSQSISSTACGSAVDEMEGCRDNSAALTLKIVAISTILIAGVCGVGIPLVGKKHRFLRTDSNLFFTAKAFAAGVILATGFVHMLPGATSSLTNPCLPKSPWLKFPFAGFIAMMAALSTLVVDFVGTQYYEKKQEKQNQKDQTDSGDLVSESAIVPVEPKPRNEKLFGEEEGGAIHIVGMHAHAAHHRHSHSHEQGDVREHSHGHSHSHSFGGGDEEGGVRHIVVSQVLELGIVSHSIIIGVSLGVSESSCTIRPLLVALSFHQFFEGFALGGCISQAQFSSMRSTAMATFFAITTPLGIGIGIGAASSYDPHSPRALVVEGILDSISAGILVYMALVDLIAADFLSKRLSCNTRLQVVSYLALFLGAGLMSLLAIWA
- the LOC129889240 gene encoding zinc transporter 4, chloroplastic isoform X2, producing the protein MQDTIMLKLSQSISSTACGSAVDEMEGCRDNSAALTLKIVAISTILIAGVCGVGIPLVGKKHRFLRTDSNLFFTAKAFAAGVILATGFVHMLPGATSSLTNPCLPKSPWLKFPFAGFIAMMAALSTLVVDFVGTQYYEKKQEKQNQKDQTDSGDLVSESAIVPVEPKPRNEKLFGEEEGGAIHIVGMHAHAAHHRHSHSHEQGDVREHSHGHSHSHSFGGGDEEGGVRHIVVSQVLELGIVSHSIIIGVSLGVSESSCTIRPLLVALSFHQFFEGFALGGCISQAQFSSMRSTAMATFFAITTPLGIGIGIGAASSYDPHSPRALVVEGILDSISAGILVYMALVDLIAADFLSKRLSCNTRLQVVSYLALFLGAGLMSLLAIWA